A window of the Bacillota bacterium genome harbors these coding sequences:
- the tkt gene encoding transketolase has product MQTATDEVLQRVADTIRALSVDAIESARSGHPGLPLGCAEIGALLFTEFLRHDPQWPQWPDRDRFVLSAGHGSMLLYSLLHLTGYALPMEELERFRQLHSMTPGHPEFGCAPGVETTTGPLGQGFGNAVGMALAEAMLEAAFNRPGAAVVNHRTWVLAGDGDMMEGVSGEAASLAGHLRLGKLKVIYDQNRISIEGSTELAFTEDVARRFEAYGWRVTAVDGHDLGALREAFGWAIADDSRPTLIVARTHLAFKSPKQDQAEAHGAPLGPEAAAALKDRIGFPKEQPFHVPADVRRFFEARRPRWAQASRVWAEQWEAWSRAHPELRRRWDEAMALELPRDLEAALPEFAPGKAIATRTAGGKILQALAQRIPYLVGGSADLAPSTRTYLDGMGSVGPGEFGGRNLHFGVREHAMGAILNGLSLHGGWRPFGSTFLVFSDYMRPPIRLAAMMRQPVIFVFTHDSVYVGEDGPTHQPVEHLEALRAIPGLEVWRPADAAETKEAYLAALARRDGPSALVLTRQDVPVLEIEGDRADARRREGVRAGAYVVRGLNAEAIDVTLVATGSEVALALRAADLLAAEGIRARVVSVPCRERFAAMSREQRRAILGYPRPCVVVEAGVGSGWGWLVEEGAALVGVERFGQSAPAPQAAAAVGLTAERIVQEARRLVGRS; this is encoded by the coding sequence ATGCAGACGGCGACGGACGAAGTGTTGCAGCGGGTGGCCGATACGATCCGTGCCCTTTCGGTTGACGCCATCGAGTCGGCCCGTTCGGGGCATCCCGGGCTGCCGCTGGGGTGTGCCGAGATCGGGGCGCTCTTGTTCACCGAGTTCTTGCGGCACGACCCGCAATGGCCGCAGTGGCCGGACCGGGATCGGTTCGTGCTCTCGGCGGGGCACGGTTCCATGCTGCTGTACAGCCTGCTGCACCTGACGGGGTATGCGCTGCCCATGGAGGAGCTAGAGCGCTTCCGCCAGCTTCACTCCATGACTCCCGGGCACCCGGAGTTCGGGTGCGCGCCGGGCGTGGAGACGACCACAGGGCCGCTCGGGCAGGGCTTCGGCAATGCCGTCGGGATGGCGCTGGCCGAAGCCATGCTGGAGGCGGCGTTCAACCGGCCAGGAGCGGCCGTGGTGAACCACCGCACGTGGGTGCTGGCCGGCGACGGCGACATGATGGAGGGGGTCTCGGGCGAGGCGGCGTCGCTGGCCGGGCACCTGAGGCTGGGCAAGCTCAAGGTCATCTACGACCAGAACCGGATCTCCATCGAGGGCTCCACCGAGCTTGCCTTCACCGAGGACGTGGCGCGGCGCTTCGAAGCGTACGGGTGGCGGGTCACGGCGGTGGACGGCCACGACCTCGGCGCGCTCAGGGAGGCGTTCGGGTGGGCCATTGCCGACGACTCGAGGCCGACCCTCATCGTCGCGCGCACCCACCTCGCGTTCAAGAGCCCGAAGCAAGACCAGGCCGAGGCCCACGGCGCGCCCCTTGGGCCGGAGGCGGCCGCGGCGCTCAAGGACCGGATCGGCTTTCCGAAGGAACAGCCGTTTCACGTGCCTGCGGACGTGCGGCGGTTCTTCGAGGCCCGGCGGCCCCGGTGGGCCCAGGCGAGCCGGGTGTGGGCCGAGCAATGGGAGGCGTGGTCCCGGGCGCATCCGGAGCTGCGGCGGCGGTGGGACGAGGCGATGGCCCTGGAGCTTCCGCGGGATCTCGAGGCCGCTCTGCCCGAGTTTGCGCCCGGCAAGGCAATCGCCACCCGGACCGCCGGCGGCAAGATCCTGCAGGCGCTGGCGCAGCGGATCCCCTACCTGGTGGGGGGGTCGGCCGACCTGGCGCCGTCCACCCGCACGTACCTGGACGGGATGGGGTCGGTGGGGCCGGGGGAGTTCGGCGGGCGCAATTTGCACTTCGGGGTGCGGGAGCACGCCATGGGAGCCATCCTCAACGGGCTGAGCCTGCACGGCGGGTGGCGCCCGTTCGGCAGCACGTTTCTGGTCTTCTCCGACTACATGAGGCCGCCCATACGCCTCGCCGCCATGATGCGCCAGCCGGTCATCTTCGTCTTCACCCACGATTCGGTTTACGTCGGGGAAGACGGGCCGACGCACCAGCCCGTGGAGCACCTGGAGGCTCTGCGGGCGATTCCGGGCCTCGAGGTGTGGAGGCCGGCGGACGCCGCGGAGACGAAGGAGGCCTACCTGGCCGCGCTGGCGCGCCGCGACGGCCCCTCGGCCCTGGTGCTGACGCGGCAGGACGTGCCGGTGCTGGAGATCGAGGGGGATCGTGCGGATGCACGCCGGCGGGAGGGTGTACGGGCCGGCGCTTACGTGGTGCGGGGCCTGAACGCAGAGGCCATCGACGTGACGCTGGTGGCGACGGGAAGCGAGGTGGCCCTGGCCCTTCGGGCCGCCGATCTGTTGGCGGCCGAGGGCATCCGGGCGCGCGTCGTGTCGGTGCCGTGCCGAGAGCGGTTTGCCGCCATGAGCCGCGAGCAGCGCCGTGCGATCCTGGGCTACCCGCGGCCCTGCGTCGTAGTGGAGGCGGGGGTCGGTTCGGGGTGGGGGTGGCTCGTGGAGGAGGGGGCGGCGCTCGTCGGTGTGGAACGGTTCGGCCAGAGCGCGCCCGCACCCCAGGCGGCGGCTGCCGTGGGACTTACCGCCGAACGGATCGTGCAGGAGGCGCGCCGGCTTGTGGGGCGAAGCTGA
- a CDS encoding 2-phosphosulfolactate phosphatase, with protein sequence MERQGTMEIRRLRLLEGARAAQGVVIIIDVFRAFTVCAYAAALGARPLVAVADADCARQLKRRLPRAVLSGEVRAWPIPDFDLGNSPSELLRAVAGGLKLARRPFIQRTGAGTQGVIHSRRARRIFVASLANAVATALAIRRLAPPVVTLVAMGRAAEEPTDEDELCAEAIEAYLRGEEWPAGRRLADLFHTRRVQGLLAGELPPFPPSDVALCLAFNLFDFALQARRSGDVAVIRPIRVSEARLYPVSFAPQAGAPPARSVRR encoded by the coding sequence GTGGAGCGCCAGGGGACCATGGAGATCCGACGGCTGCGCCTTCTTGAAGGAGCCCGCGCCGCGCAAGGCGTGGTGATCATCATCGACGTCTTTCGCGCGTTCACCGTCTGCGCTTACGCCGCAGCGCTGGGGGCGAGACCGCTGGTCGCCGTGGCCGACGCTGACTGCGCGCGTCAGCTGAAGCGCCGGCTCCCCCGCGCCGTTCTCTCCGGCGAGGTGCGAGCCTGGCCGATCCCGGACTTCGACCTCGGCAACTCCCCCAGCGAGCTTCTGCGGGCGGTGGCGGGCGGGCTAAAGTTGGCCCGGCGGCCCTTCATCCAGCGAACCGGTGCCGGTACGCAGGGGGTCATCCACAGCCGCCGCGCCCGCCGCATCTTTGTGGCGTCGTTGGCCAACGCGGTGGCCACGGCCCTGGCCATCCGCCGGCTGGCGCCGCCCGTGGTGACCCTGGTGGCCATGGGCCGGGCGGCGGAAGAGCCGACGGACGAGGATGAGCTCTGTGCCGAGGCCATCGAGGCCTACCTGCGGGGGGAGGAGTGGCCCGCAGGGCGGCGCCTGGCAGACCTTTTCCATACACGGCGTGTGCAGGGCCTGCTCGCCGGCGAGCTGCCGCCGTTCCCGCCCTCCGACGTGGCGCTGTGCCTCGCGTTCAACCTCTTCGACTTCGCCCTTCAGGCCCGCCGGTCGGGCGACGTGGCGGTGATCCGGCCCATCCGGGTGAGCGAGGCCCGCCTCTATCCGGTCAGCTTCGCCCCACAAGCCGGCGCGCCTCCTGCACGATCCGTTCGGCGGTAA